The Athalia rosae chromosome 7, iyAthRosa1.1, whole genome shotgun sequence genome window below encodes:
- the LOC105693979 gene encoding complex III assembly factor LYRM7 isoform X2, protein MSGYLRNQDDVAALEVTRMKINEEFKKCKDVTDEKKIAELNEFALSVEHEVRTTIVQARRVEPGKFEVRITADTEKLDNATLDSVGCSVNSKREPPTFKKCSGSTNTS, encoded by the exons ATGAGTGGTTATCTTCGAAATCAG GACGACGTTGCTGCTTTAGAAG TtacaagaatgaaaataaacgaggaattcaaaaaatgtaaagatgtgacggatgaaaaaaagattgcaGAA ctaAACGAATTTGCGTTATCGGTCGAACACGAAGTGAGAACAACGATTGTTCAGGCTAGAAGGGTTGAACCAGGAAAATTTG AAGTTCGCATAACCGCAGATACTGAGAAACTGGATAACGCAACACTCGATAGTGTCGGATGTTCTGTAAACTCGAAAAGGGAACCTCCAACATTCAAAAAATGCTCCGGTTCAACAAACACTTCGTGA
- the LOC105693979 gene encoding complex III assembly factor LYRM7 isoform X1, whose product MSGYLRNQVLSTFKKLHRTRLKTFQDDVAALEVTRMKINEEFKKCKDVTDEKKIAELNEFALSVEHEVRTTIVQARRVEPGKFEVRITADTEKLDNATLDSVGCSVNSKREPPTFKKCSGSTNTS is encoded by the exons ATGAGTGGTTATCTTCGAAATCAG GTGCTAAGTACATTCAAGAAACTTCATCGTACAAGATTGAAAACATTTCAGGACGACGTTGCTGCTTTAGAAG TtacaagaatgaaaataaacgaggaattcaaaaaatgtaaagatgtgacggatgaaaaaaagattgcaGAA ctaAACGAATTTGCGTTATCGGTCGAACACGAAGTGAGAACAACGATTGTTCAGGCTAGAAGGGTTGAACCAGGAAAATTTG AAGTTCGCATAACCGCAGATACTGAGAAACTGGATAACGCAACACTCGATAGTGTCGGATGTTCTGTAAACTCGAAAAGGGAACCTCCAACATTCAAAAAATGCTCCGGTTCAACAAACACTTCGTGA